The following is a genomic window from Malus sylvestris chromosome 12, drMalSylv7.2, whole genome shotgun sequence.
CTGGCTGCTGATCTTGTGTTTTCCTTGTATTAGGAGCGTGAAGAAAGACGTAAGCGATTGAAACGAGAACGCCCAGATGAAAAACCAGTGCATGTTTCTCAACCCCCTGCATACGATTCATATCAAACAAAAAACCCCAAAGTTTACGACAAATCTAGGCTCCCCAATGGTAAGTATGCTGTCTGTAGTATGTTGTTAGGTTTActaatatgtttttatttccaTAAGTTGCATTGCTTGGTAGAAATATATAGAACAACATTTTTGTCACTACCATGACAAGCTTTAACTGAATTATTACCATTTATATGTTCGTTTACATTAAAAGGTGATTCACCCTTTCATAGaaacttttatttttggtaTTGGTTTCTTGTAtggagaggtcgcacttggtgcgatggcaagtgccttcgtccatgagcggtaggtctcgggttcgacaCTTGGGAGTAGCCtcttcataaatgggggtaaggctagccgacattcacctctcccagaccctgcgtaaagcgggagccttgtgcactgggtacgacctttattggTTTCTTGTATggaagaggtcgcacttggtgcgatggcaagtgccttcgcccatgagcggtaggtctcgggttcgagacttgggagcagcctctccataaatgggggtaaggctagccgacattcacctctcccagaccctgcgtaaagcgggagccttgtgcactgggtacgacctttttattgGTTTCTTGTATGGAGACTGAGTTTAATGCTATAAATTTTTAAACTTCAATATTATTTGTCCTTTTAATATGGGAATTAAatttcttcttttgatattgAGTTAGTGGGTTTGACCTTTTAGGTTTTCCAATTATTTGAACCAAACTCTAAACTCATGTGGAGATATAGTGCGCATATTGATATGTCCCGACTTAATGTTAAATGAATGTGtcatgatttatttttttatcatcgTGCTAATTAGTGAGATACATTTAAATCACTAGTAGCCTTCTGCACTTGCTCTGTGTGGAGAGAGATGCTTTCTCCAAAATACATATAGAAGTGAAGAAGATAAAATGGGAAAATAAATTTGATTCATTTTATGGATGAATTTAATTTCAAATGCATTAGAATGCTCAACTCTGGTTCAGATGGAGAGGTGGTTGTAGATGGTTTTGGGGTGGTGGTCACAATTGGAGTGAAATATGTTTCTCAAAGGAGTGAAGAAATGGAATTGGATTTGAGTTGTGAATTCTAGTTTATTtttgggaagtgttattggcactccaaaaatctcattctacactcctcacaagtgtatttttcttttccaaatatagaaagtttggagtgtagaatgagatttttggagtgccaataacaattcccttatttttttataaaggtgAAATTGATGAAGTAATCGGTTTACTGCCTTTGGGTGAGTTTGGTAGTTCACTTACCTTGCTATCCCTATCATTTGATTCTTCCATTAGTTTTGGGATGATGTGGAAGGGTAGTGTGTATTTggaataaataaaatttgattcatctTGAAGACCGTAGCTCAAAAATACTGGTGTTCCCTTTATATACTAGTATGGATAAAGGGTTTTAGACCTTTATCTGGGGAAATAGTTTCTGTCTGTAGCACTATTACGACTCAGGAGTGTGTGTATTTGGTATTACTTTTGTTGTCTCTAATTACATTTTTCTTCATAATGCAGGTTGGTTGGATTGTCCAGCAGCTGGTCAAGAAATATCTTTAATGATACCTTCTAAGGTGCCATTGGGTGAATCGTACAATGATTGTGTTCCTCCTGGTAAAAGATACTCATTTAAACAAGTGATTCATCAGCAAAGAGTTTTGGGAAGAAAAGTAAGCCCGCTGAAATTATGCTCCTTTTCTTCTAGTCTTATTTTTTTCATGATAATTGAAAAGTAGTTTTTGTCACATGCACTAGCTGTCAAAGTTTGGATACTGTATGTGTATATTTCTTTTTTGGACAACGGGAGTTGAACTAAATAGTACCTATATGAGAGTCATTCTGTCTAGTTCAATTGTTGAAATGATTTTAAGTCGTCTTCACTCATTTTCAGCTTGGTTTGGTGATTGATTTGACAAATACTTCTCGCTATTATCTAACATCAGATTTGAAGAAAGAGGGTATTAAGCATGTCAAGGTGAGTAGTAGATTATGGTACAATTTGTATTCCTCGGTATTTCTGTctgtattttattatttatggaaTCGTGTTCGATAATGTAGATTGCGTGCAAGGGGCGGGATTCTGTGCCTGACAACCTCTCCGTAAATCAGTTTGTATATGAGGTTTGTTTCATTTTTCACACTTGCCTATTTATATGCGAGGAAGGaagcttttttatttatttatttattttttattttcaagataTCACATACTCATTGTTTATGTAAGTAAAATTCTGGTTATGATACTTTATTAATTATTCTCATTGCAGGTTATACAGTTCCTGTCACGTCAAAAGCATTCGAAGAAATATATTCTTGTGCATTGTACACATGGGCACAATCGCACAGGGTATATGATCATCCACTACCTAATGCGCTCATTACCAATTTCAGTCACTCAGGTAATTATGAGGTCATTTTAACTGTCTAAACGTAGAGTAAACCAACCTGCTTTTATACTCTTTTCTTATTCTTGTTATTTCTCTGATGCTACATTGTATTACACAGGCATTAAAAATTTTTGCGGATGCACGTCCTCCGGGAATCTACAAACCTGACTATGTTGATGCTTTATACTCATTCTATCATGAAAGAAAGCCTGATATGGTTGTCTGCCCCTCAACTCCTGAATGGAAGACTTCAGAGTTTGATCTTAATGGTGAAGCTGTTGCAGACGATGACGACGATGATGGGGGTCCTGCTGCTCCTGTAAATAATGTATGCACCGTCTTTATAGTGGAACTCTTTTTATTGGATATGATGTATTTCTTTGCCAAATGAATGACTTGAAGTTCGGACAATCCAGTAAAGGATGAGTGGTTTGCATGGCATTGATGGaggagtaattttttttttttgtaatgtgTTCTGTTCATTATTTGTAATCCACCCCATACTTCCTGTTTGATCATGTAACGGAAACAAATGACCTTTTGCTTTGTTATCATGAtacatgtttgttttttattgttgTCCTCACTGTAGTTTTAACATACCTCTTCTATTTCAGGAGAGTTTGGATACAAATGGATTGATGACAAATGATGATATCTTGGGCGATGAGATACCTTGGGACCAGCAGGAGGCAATGCGGCAGTTCTGCTATCAAACTCTTAAGCTGGTTAATGTTGGGGTAGGCATGTTGAAACCTATCTCTATTCTTGATGGTTTTTGGCTTTTGCTTCTAACTCCACAAATATCTGAGATCTtgagttagcttgttttgatttttttgtcaCATATTTTAGCTTAATTCCAACTTGCATCCCATTTTAGTATTTtactaaaactttattttctttcatttcagcCTAGAGGAAACTCGCAATTCCCAGGGTCGCACCCCGTGTCTCTTAACAGGTGCTCCTTGCTCCTTTTTTTGGTTTAGGTTTCGTTTTTTCTAATTTGAGCATAtaaaatttcttcatttttacCAATTGTAACTTTCTTTGACTCAATAGTGATATATGCGATAAGCTGTACAATTTCATCATAACTTGGTGAGCAATATCTTGAAATGAACTTTCTTTTGTTAACATGCTTTGTGCTGTGCATTTTATAgtaagtaagaacatttgatcTGTAAAGAAAAGTTTGATGGGCAATTATCACGCAATGTTTCATTTGGAATGATAACTGAAAATGGTAACTCAATGTCGTTGTTGACATCGACAATGAATCTATTGAAATTGGTGGATGCTTCTGGAATTGATATTTGAAGTTTTGTATGTAAGCACAGTTTGTAGTTTGTTTTCTGCTTAACAAAGATATATTTGTGGCACTGTTGAAGCTTAGTTTGAAAAGAGACCCAATGTGGCTTGACATTTGATTACATATTAGATATTTGGAGGTGTAATGTGCTTGGTTTCGTAATAGTTGGCTGATAGATGACAAATTCCTTGTGCATCTGTAAAGACTCCTTGAGTACTGCATATCACATATTTACTCTATTCTCATATATTGTTTTATACATGTTGCAATTGAGTATTGTAGGTCTTTTTCACTTGGTAATGCTCCATTTTGAGATTGTCATCTGAATGGACTTCCTTCTCGTACATGCAGGGAGAACTTACAGCTGTTAAGGCAACGTTATTATTATGCTACATGGAAGGCTGATGGAACACGATATATGATGTTAATAACGATGGATGGGTGTTACTTGGTTGatagaaattttaattttagaagGGTCCAAATGAGGTTTCCCTGCAAACACACAAATGATGTATGCATACACTTACTCTTGCAAGGTTAATGAGGGAAGATTTCATCTCCCCATTCAGCTGTATCCTTCACAAGTTAGAGTGACCTTGTTtgtctccttttttttctttccttttttgtcTTTTAAGGGTTTAGCCGAGAAGACTCACCACTACACATTACTTGATGGTGAGATGGTAATTGATACCGTGCCTGATTCACAGAAGCAGGAGAGAAGATACCTGATCTATGATATGATGGCAATCAACTACCTTTCTATCATAGAGGTTGGTGTGCCTTTTTTCTGCGCCTTTTTTTGTATCCCTTTTGGGGTGATCTACCTTTTAAATTATGGTTGCACAAACTTGAGAATTTAAGATATTGTATTTATAATCACATGGTATATGCTATATGGTTGTGTAATTTACCACTCGATTATATTTTTGAAttcatttttcaaactttttctaGATTTTTGTGCAAGCAAACATGTAAGTCATTTGGCAACTGGTAACACACTGTAAACCGAACACAGGGAGTGAACTTTCAGATATAAAAGGAGTCCTAAATTTTGAGAAGTAGTCGGGAACGTGCACAAAGGTCTCTGTAGGCTTGTGTTTTGTTAGGTATGGAACAATCAACTTGAAGAGATATCTGCACTGTGATTTTTGACATCCATATAATCATCAGTAGTGGTATCTGCACTGTGATTCTATTGTCTGAAATTGTAAAATAACAGTTGGACCCATTGTCAATATCTGCATTGGTAATGGGGTGTTCAAGGTTGTAAATTGCCTTAGTATATTATGTTCTGTAATGTTAAGCTACCCATTATACAGTCTAATATTATAGCATTGTTGCAGCGGCCTTTTTATGAACGGTGGAAGATGCTTGAGAAAGAAGTCATTGAACCTCGGAATTATGAGCGCCACAATATATACCAAAGTAGGAATCCTTACTATAGATATGACCTGGAACCATTCAGGGTATGTATCAATAAACTGTGTTCAGATGTTGAACTTCATTCC
Proteins encoded in this region:
- the LOC126592944 gene encoding uncharacterized protein LOC126592944 isoform X5, producing the protein MIAVMDLNASPVPEEDEDAFENHIEYIAPEERIESGVDIARREREERRKRLKRERPDEKPVHVSQPPAYDSYQTKNPKVYDKSRLPNGWLDCPAAGQEISLMIPSKVPLGESYNDCVPPGKRYSFKQVIHQQRVLGRKLGLVIDLTNTSRYYLTSDLKKEGIKHVKIACKGRDSVPDNLSVNQFVYEVIQFLSRQKHSKKYILVHCTHGHNRTGYMIIHYLMRSLPISVTQALKIFADARPPGIYKPDYVDALYSFYHERKPDMVVCPSTPEWKTSEFDLNGEAVADDDDDDGGPAAPVNNESLDTNGLMTNDDILGDEIPWDQQEAMRQFCYQTLKLVNVGPRGNSQFPGSHPVSLNRENLQLLRQRYYYATWKADGTRYMMLITMDGCYLVDRNFNFRRVQMRFPCKHTNDGLAEKTHHYTLLDGEMVIDTVPDSQKQERRYLIYDMMAINYLSIIERPFYERWKMLEKEVIEPRNYERHNIYQSRNPYYRYDLEPFRVRRKDFWLLSTVNKLLKEFIPRLSHDADGLIFQGWDDPYVPRTHEGLLKWKYSHMNSVDFLFEVVTDDDWQHLFLYERGKKKLMDGNKVAFKG
- the LOC126592944 gene encoding uncharacterized protein LOC126592944 isoform X6, with amino-acid sequence MIAVMDLNASPVPEEDEDAFENHIEYIAPEERIESGVDIARREREERRKRLKRERPDEKPVHVSQPPAYDSYQTKNPKVYDKSRLPNGWLDCPAAGQEISLMIPSKVPLGESYNDCVPPGKRYSFKQVIHQQRVLGRKLGLVIDLTNTSRYYLTSDLKKEGIKHVKIACKGRDSVPDNLSVNQFVYEVIQFLSRQKHSKKYILVHCTHGHNRTGYMIIHYLMRSLPISVTQALKIFADARPPGIYKPDYVDALYSFYHERKPDMVVCPSTPEWKTSEFDLNGEAVADDDDDDGGPAAPVNNESLDTNGLMTNDDILGDEIPWDQQEAMRQFCYQTLKLVNVGPRGNSQFPGSHPVSLNRENLQLLRQRYYYATWKADGTRYMMLITMDGCYLVDRNFNFRRVQMRFPCKHTNDGLAEKTHHYTLLDGEMVIDTVPDSQKQERRYLIYDMMAINYLSIIEIFVQANM
- the LOC126592944 gene encoding uncharacterized protein LOC126592944 isoform X1, translated to MIAVMDLNASPVPEEDEDAFENHIEYIAPEERIESGVDIARREREERRKRLKRERPDEKPVHVSQPPAYDSYQTKNPKVYDKSRLPNGWLDCPAAGQEISLMIPSKVPLGESYNDCVPPGKRYSFKQVIHQQRVLGRKLGLVIDLTNTSRYYLTSDLKKEGIKHVKIACKGRDSVPDNLSVNQFVYEVIQFLSRQKHSKKYILVHCTHGHNRTGYMIIHYLMRSLPISVTQALKIFADARPPGIYKPDYVDALYSFYHERKPDMVVCPSTPEWKTSEFDLNGEAVADDDDDDGGPAAPVNNESLDTNGLMTNDDILGDEIPWDQQEAMRQFCYQTLKLVNVGPRGNSQFPGSHPVSLNRENLQLLRQRYYYATWKADGTRYMMLITMDGCYLVDRNFNFRRVQMRFPCKHTNDGLAEKTHHYTLLDGEMVIDTVPDSQKQERRYLIYDMMAINYLSIIERPFYERWKMLEKEVIEPRNYERHNIYQSRNPYYRYDLEPFRVRRKDFWLLSTVNKLLKEFIPRLSHDADGLIFQGWDDPYVPRTHEGLLKWKYSHMNSVDFLFEVVTDDDWQHLFLYERGKKKLMDGNKVAFKADGEDPTSYSGKIIECSWNGEEQEWVLMRIRTDKSTPNDINTYKKVMRSIKDNITQDILLNEIYEIIRLPMYADRIRSDSKAAHQHANAARRR
- the LOC126592944 gene encoding uncharacterized protein LOC126592944 isoform X3; translation: MIAVMDLNASPVPEEDEDAFENHIEYIAPEERIESGVDIARREREERRKRLKRERPDEKPVHVSQPPAYDSYQTKNPKVYDKSRLPNGWLDCPAAGQEISLMIPSKVPLGESYNDCVPPGKRYSFKQVIHQQRVLGRKLGLVIDLTNTSRYYLTSDLKKEGIKHVKIACKGRDSVPDNLSVNQFVYEVIQFLSRQKHSKKYILVHCTHGHNRTGYMIIHYLMRSLPISVTQALKIFADARPPGIYKPDYVDALYSFYHERKPDMVVCPSTPEWKTSEFDLNGEAVADDDDDDGGPAAPVNNESLDTNGLMTNDDILGDEIPWDQQEAMRQFCYQTLKLVNVGPRGNSQFPGSHPVSLNRENLQLLRQRYYYATWKADGTRYMMLITMDGCYLVDRNFNFRRVQMRFPCKHTNDGLAEKTHHYTLLDGEMVIDTVPDSQKQERRYLIYDMMAINYLSIIERPFYERWKMLEKEVIEPRNYERHNIYQSRNPYYRYDLEPFRVRRKDFWLLSTVNKLLKEFIPRLSHDADGLIFQGWDDPYVPRTHEGLLKWKYSHMNSVDFLFEVVTDDDWQHLFLYERGKKKLMDGNKVAFKDGEDPTSYSGKIIECSWNGEEQEWVLMRIRTDKSTPNDINTYKKVMRSIKDNITQDILLNEIYEIIRLPMYADRIRSDSKAAHQHANAARRR
- the LOC126592944 gene encoding uncharacterized protein LOC126592944 isoform X2 → MIAVMDLNASPVPEEDEDAFENHIEYIAPEERIESGVDIARREREERRKRLKRERPDEKPVHVSQPPAYDSYQTKNPKVYDKSRLPNGWLDCPAAGQEISLMIPSKVPLGESYNDCVPPGKRYSFKQVIHQQRVLGRKLGLVIDLTNTSRYYLTSDLKKEGIKHVKIACKGRDSVPDNLSVNQFVYEVIQFLSRQKHSKKYILVHCTHGHNRTGYMIIHYLMRSLPISVTQALKIFADARPPGIYKPDYVDALYSFYHERKPDMVVCPSTPEWKTSEFDLNGEAVADDDDDDGGPAAPVNNESLDTNGLMTNDDILGDEIPWDQQEAMRQFCYQTLKLVNVGPRGNSQFPGSHPVSLNRENLQLLRQRYYYATWKADGTRYMMLITMDGCYLVDRNFNFRRVQMRFPCKHTNDGLAEKTHHYTLLDGEMVIDTVPDSQKQERRYLIYDMMAINYLSIIERPFYERWKMLEKEVIEPRNYERHNIYQSRNPYYRYDLEPFRVRRKDFWLLSTVNKLLKEFIPRLSHDADGLIFQGWDDPYVPRTHEGLLKWKYSHMNSVDFLFEVTDDDWQHLFLYERGKKKLMDGNKVAFKADGEDPTSYSGKIIECSWNGEEQEWVLMRIRTDKSTPNDINTYKKVMRSIKDNITQDILLNEIYEIIRLPMYADRIRSDSKAAHQHANAARRR
- the LOC126592944 gene encoding uncharacterized protein LOC126592944 isoform X4, with product MIAVMDLNASPVPEEDEDAFENHIEYIAPEERIESGVDIARREREERRKRLKRERPDEKPVHVSQPPAYDSYQTKNPKVYDKSRLPNGWLDCPAAGQEISLMIPSKVPLGESYNDCVPPGKRYSFKQVIHQQRVLGRKLGLVIDLTNTSRYYLTSDLKKEGIKHVKIACKGRDSVPDNLSVNQFVYEVIQFLSRQKHSKKYILVHCTHGHNRTGYMIIHYLMRSLPISVTQALKIFADARPPGIYKPDYVDALYSFYHERKPDMVVCPSTPEWKTSEFDLNGEAVADDDDDDGGPAAPVNNESLDTNGLMTNDDILGDEIPWDQQEAMRQFCYQTLKLVNVGPRGNSQFPGSHPVSLNRENLQLLRQRYYYATWKADGTRYMMLITMDGCYLVDRNFNFRRVQMRFPCKHTNDGLAEKTHHYTLLDGEMVIDTVPDSQKQERRYLIYDMMAINYLSIIERPFYERWKMLEKEVIEPRNYERHNIYQSRNPYYRYDLEPFRVRRKDFWLLSTVNKLLKEFIPRLSHDADGLIFQGWDDPYVPRTHEGLLKWKYSHMNSVDFLFEVTDDDWQHLFLYERGKKKLMDGNKVAFKDGEDPTSYSGKIIECSWNGEEQEWVLMRIRTDKSTPNDINTYKKVMRSIKDNITQDILLNEIYEIIRLPMYADRIRSDSKAAHQHANAARRR